One window of Paenibacillus sp. FSL K6-3182 genomic DNA carries:
- a CDS encoding acyltransferase family protein — MSNTAHVQNNRIMYIDLLRILSIVAVIVLHITASLLTRTNDFTTTSWWVSNVFNSICRFAVPVFFMISGAMILRIEVKSYKGFYKKRILPLIIPLLTWSLIYGYYKEYYILKSQMSAYEFILDFGKKLVTDGNYVHLWFLYAIIAIYMTVPLIGKLVRSCSEKDLRYFLILWFIVSILYRLVSDIFLRLTDQHLYVPSMNIPFFMGNLGYFVLGYYLFNVELRPVIKHTLFNLGILSFFLTPILTYLVSSYGGVLDEMFYGNYSITSFLMAIGVFLFFKEKDTMISRKTNYKVKKVIGSVSTASFSIYLIHLLVDTMVSRDVAIDATFLETTLSLLFNIVAIFSISYIVVKVFNLNRWVTHILFGGRG; from the coding sequence CCCATGTTCAAAATAATCGAATTATGTATATTGATTTATTAAGGATTCTCTCCATAGTAGCCGTTATCGTGCTTCATATTACTGCATCCTTGCTGACCCGAACGAATGATTTTACGACAACCTCATGGTGGGTCAGCAATGTGTTCAACTCGATTTGCCGTTTTGCTGTTCCAGTATTTTTTATGATCAGCGGTGCCATGATTTTGAGAATCGAAGTGAAGTCCTATAAAGGATTTTATAAGAAAAGAATACTGCCTCTGATCATTCCTTTGCTTACATGGTCATTAATTTACGGCTATTACAAGGAGTATTACATCCTTAAAAGCCAAATGAGCGCGTACGAGTTCATTCTCGATTTTGGCAAAAAATTAGTAACAGATGGAAACTACGTTCATTTGTGGTTTTTGTACGCTATTATTGCCATTTATATGACCGTTCCGCTAATTGGCAAGCTCGTACGCTCATGCAGTGAGAAGGATCTAAGATATTTTCTAATCTTATGGTTTATCGTCAGTATCTTGTACCGGTTAGTATCCGACATCTTCTTACGCCTAACCGATCAGCACCTTTATGTACCTAGTATGAATATTCCATTTTTTATGGGCAATTTAGGTTATTTTGTGCTTGGCTACTATCTCTTTAATGTCGAGCTTCGTCCCGTTATTAAGCACACATTGTTTAATCTCGGCATTTTGTCCTTTTTCCTAACTCCAATATTGACTTATTTAGTGTCCTCATACGGCGGGGTGCTGGACGAGATGTTTTACGGCAACTATTCCATTACAAGCTTCTTAATGGCGATCGGCGTGTTTCTGTTTTTTAAGGAAAAAGATACGATGATTAGCCGGAAAACAAATTATAAGGTTAAAAAAGTAATAGGCTCCGTCTCTACGGCAAGCTTCAGCATTTATTTAATCCATCTCTTGGTCGATACGATGGTTTCAAGGGATGTGGCTATCGATGCAACATTCCTTGAGACGACATTAAGCCTTCTGTTTAATATCGTTGCGATTTTCTCGATTAGTTATATCGTTGTCAAAGTGTTTAATTTGAATCGGTGGGTAACGCATATTTTATTCGGCGGAAGGGGGTAG
- a CDS encoding glycosyl hydrolase family 18 protein produces the protein MLLIGMGIYFYQSVNAEDRKLSTVYIEAWRDPKDVRLSEQGVDIAFVAFAKISGTGLFFHEKEEGNKQIKQNIIQLKANNPKTKFVLAVGGYGVDGFSDASLDGNRYVFTKNIIDLVKELDLDGVDIDWEFPAFDAWGTVKASPKDTKNFTSLMRELREQLNLLPHKGNKKYILTFAAGTQDWYFKNVEVKAVEKYVDFINVMSYDLTGRWSETTGFNANLYKDKGNKATQSVDQIVRAFLDHGVDSKKLLLGIPAYSYGWTDVNSDEDGFFAKGKPIDIDKVNIHYRNIEDKYLDKNGFKRYFDDQAKAAYLFNGSTFISYEDKEALREKVKYIKQKDLAGAMVWEYAQDAENGIIQYLSDNLNKELGTED, from the coding sequence ATGCTTCTTATTGGTATGGGCATTTACTTCTACCAAAGCGTAAACGCAGAGGATCGGAAGTTGTCAACGGTATATATCGAAGCCTGGCGCGACCCGAAGGATGTAAGATTATCGGAGCAGGGCGTAGATATCGCCTTTGTTGCCTTCGCCAAAATTTCCGGTACTGGCTTGTTCTTTCATGAAAAAGAAGAAGGGAACAAGCAGATCAAACAAAACATTATACAGCTCAAAGCCAATAATCCAAAGACGAAATTTGTTCTTGCCGTTGGGGGTTACGGCGTAGATGGCTTCTCAGACGCTTCGCTCGACGGCAATCGATATGTATTTACGAAAAATATTATTGATTTGGTCAAGGAGCTCGATCTCGATGGTGTTGATATTGACTGGGAGTTTCCTGCCTTCGACGCATGGGGAACCGTAAAGGCGAGTCCAAAGGATACAAAAAACTTCACAAGCTTAATGCGAGAGCTAAGAGAACAGTTAAACCTGCTGCCGCATAAAGGAAACAAAAAGTATATTCTTACTTTTGCAGCAGGTACACAAGATTGGTATTTTAAAAATGTAGAAGTGAAGGCCGTAGAAAAGTATGTCGACTTCATCAATGTCATGAGCTACGATCTGACTGGCAGATGGTCCGAAACGACAGGATTTAATGCTAATCTTTACAAAGATAAAGGGAATAAAGCGACTCAAAGCGTGGATCAGATCGTGCGAGCTTTTCTAGATCACGGAGTTGATAGCAAGAAACTGCTGCTTGGCATCCCAGCTTATTCATATGGCTGGACAGATGTGAACAGTGATGAAGATGGTTTTTTTGCCAAGGGTAAGCCAATCGATATCGATAAAGTAAATATTCATTATCGAAATATTGAGGATAAATATTTGGACAAAAATGGATTTAAGCGTTATTTTGACGATCAAGCAAAAGCAGCTTACCTATTTAACGGCAGTACCTTCATTAGTTATGAAGACAAGGAAGCTTTGCGAGAAAAGGTCAAATACATCAAGCAAAAAGATCTAGCAGGTGCGATGGTATGGGAATATGCACAGGATGCAGAGAATGGAATTATTCAATATTTGTCCGATAACTTGAACAAGGAGCTAGGCACTGAGGATTAA
- a CDS encoding NFACT RNA binding domain-containing protein has product MALDGIVTHAITQDLQRCVGARIHKIHQPTNHELVFSIRGAGTQGKLLLSANPTYPRVHWTTGTYVNPMEAPMFCMLLRKHCEGGLIESVRQVGRERIIHIEVKHRDELGDLSNKTIVVEIMGRHSNIILMDPSTGLIHDGIHHVTPAISSHRIVLPGSTYTSPPEQGKLDPLSIVNEQQFLDALSDTDEAAPLYKRLVDKLSGFSPLLAKELVHRAGADVLPEAEQGSEESVVAVWKSFSSFMEQVKQDIYKPTIKTNADTGKSFFSVTELTHIDGEETVFPDISACLEGFYGNKAERDTVKQRAADLIRFVQNEKAKNVTKIKKLEDTLVEAKDAEKYRVLGELLTAYMHQMKRGDTTIELVNFYDEEQAVIKIDLDPHLTPSDNAQRYFRRYTKHKNSLSIVAEQMELARTEIQYFETLLQQVDNASLGDISEIRDELVEQGYMKERGRRGPKKKKTLKPTLLCYTSSEGVTMYVGKNNTQNEYLTNRLASPSDTWLHTKDIPGSHVVIKGGDFGNATLEEAAMLSAHYSQARDSSSIPVDYTTIRHVRKPSGAKPGFVIYDNQKTLFITPDERRIKSLACQLK; this is encoded by the coding sequence ATGGCATTAGACGGCATCGTCACCCATGCAATTACGCAAGACCTACAGCGCTGTGTCGGAGCGCGTATACATAAGATTCACCAGCCTACCAACCATGAGCTTGTTTTCAGCATTCGCGGAGCCGGCACGCAGGGCAAATTGCTCTTGTCCGCCAATCCGACCTATCCAAGGGTGCACTGGACAACCGGTACGTACGTCAACCCTATGGAAGCGCCTATGTTTTGCATGCTGCTTCGGAAGCATTGCGAAGGCGGACTGATTGAATCCGTTCGTCAAGTTGGTCGGGAGCGTATCATTCATATTGAAGTTAAACATCGGGACGAGCTCGGCGATCTATCGAATAAAACGATTGTTGTGGAAATTATGGGGCGTCATAGCAACATTATTTTGATGGACCCTTCAACCGGCCTCATTCACGATGGCATCCATCATGTAACGCCAGCCATAAGCAGTCACCGCATCGTATTGCCCGGCAGCACCTATACCTCTCCCCCTGAGCAAGGCAAACTAGATCCGCTTTCGATTGTGAACGAGCAGCAGTTTTTGGACGCTTTAAGCGATACGGATGAAGCCGCTCCTCTTTACAAAAGACTAGTCGACAAGCTAAGCGGCTTTAGCCCTTTGCTCGCCAAAGAGTTGGTTCATCGGGCGGGTGCAGATGTGCTTCCAGAGGCTGAACAAGGTTCTGAGGAAAGCGTAGTGGCGGTTTGGAAGAGCTTCTCAAGCTTTATGGAACAAGTAAAGCAAGACATTTATAAACCTACAATTAAAACCAACGCAGATACCGGCAAGTCCTTTTTCTCTGTCACTGAGCTTACACATATCGATGGAGAAGAAACGGTATTCCCAGACATTAGTGCCTGCCTTGAAGGTTTCTACGGCAATAAGGCTGAACGCGATACCGTTAAGCAGCGCGCTGCTGACCTCATCCGATTCGTTCAAAATGAAAAAGCCAAAAACGTTACAAAAATTAAAAAGCTTGAGGACACGCTTGTTGAAGCGAAGGATGCTGAAAAATATCGGGTGCTGGGCGAGCTTCTTACTGCCTATATGCATCAGATGAAGCGCGGCGACACAACAATTGAGCTCGTCAACTTCTATGATGAGGAGCAAGCTGTAATAAAGATTGATCTTGATCCGCATCTTACTCCTTCTGACAACGCTCAGCGTTATTTCCGGCGTTACACGAAGCACAAAAACAGTCTATCCATCGTGGCCGAGCAAATGGAACTCGCTCGTACAGAAATTCAATATTTTGAAACCTTGCTTCAGCAGGTCGATAACGCCTCGCTTGGCGATATAAGCGAAATTCGTGACGAGCTCGTGGAACAAGGCTATATGAAGGAACGTGGACGCCGCGGTCCAAAGAAGAAAAAAACGCTTAAACCAACCTTGCTTTGTTATACCTCTTCCGAGGGGGTAACGATGTATGTCGGCAAAAACAATACACAAAACGAATACTTGACGAACCGCCTTGCTTCACCTTCTGACACATGGCTGCACACAAAGGATATTCCTGGTTCACATGTCGTTATAAAAGGCGGGGACTTTGGCAATGCAACACTTGAAGAAGCCGCTATGCTCTCTGCACATTATAGTCAGGCTCGCGACTCCAGCTCGATTCCAGTAGACTACACAACGATACGTCATGTACGTAAGCCAAGCGGCGCTAAGCCGGGGTTTGTTATCTATGACAATCAGAAAACATTGTTTATTACGCCAGACGAGCGACGTATCAAATCGCTGGCATGCCAGCTGAAATAG
- a CDS encoding calcium-translocating P-type ATPase, SERCA-type — protein sequence MEQMKWHQMGTIELIDALVSSPDQGLTTSAAAQRLEENGKNELSEGKRVSPILLFLNQFKDFMVLVLMGATLISGLLGEYLDAITIVAIIALNAVLGFVQEFRAERSLRALKELSAPTAKVIRGGELLTVPAKELVAGDLIYLESGDRIPADVRLLEANSCYVEESALTGESVPVGKHAAAIAEEDLPLGDQRNMGFMGTMLTRGTARAVVIRTGMDTEMGKIAGLIQQTESMETPLQHRLEQLGKILIVVAIGLTIMVVIAGILHGQPAYGMFLAGVSLAVAAIPEGLPAIVTIALALGVQRMIKRKAIVRKLPSVETLGCASVICSDKTGTLTQNKMTVTHVWIGGRQLEVSGEGYVPNGAIYEAGNALDIKHDLSIKRLLQVSALCNNAQLSKVEAVDTGKRRNKEQHEEWILKGDPTEGALAVLSAKLGSSAKSLEPLYKREKEFPFDSERKRMSVVVSHQGGRLICTKGAPDLLMDHCSYVLWEGKVVPFTATLKRKCAEAGEVMAQSALRVLGLAYRDLRASDACETEEDVESQLVFVGLTGMIDPPRREVKEAITNCRRAGIKTVMITGDHQLTAEAIAGQLGIMPRGGIAMSGKQLEAMSDEQLDRLVDNIYVYARVSPEHKLRIVKALQRQGHVVAMTGDGVNDAPAIKAADIGISMGITGTDVSKEASALVLSDDNFSTIVAAIEEGRGIYENIRKFIRYLLASNVGEILVMFLAMMAGLPLPLVPIQILWVNLVTDGLPAMALGVDQAEKDLMQQKPRSAKESIFSRRLGWKIISRGILIGVCTLGAFWITLQDGPNNAAHLMKAQTVAFATLVMAQLIHVFDCRSSRSIFHRNPFQNKYLVLAVLSSLVLMIGVLYIDALQPIFKTVPLNFREWCLVFVAAGIPTFLMGIGSVFGTSKKNKGKTKWPLGPQTAAR from the coding sequence ATGGAACAAATGAAATGGCATCAAATGGGGACAATTGAGCTGATTGACGCATTAGTCAGCTCCCCAGATCAAGGACTGACTACGTCGGCAGCGGCGCAACGTCTAGAAGAAAATGGAAAAAACGAATTGTCTGAGGGCAAGCGCGTCTCGCCGATTTTGTTGTTCCTTAATCAATTTAAGGATTTTATGGTACTCGTTTTAATGGGTGCAACGTTGATTTCTGGCTTGCTGGGCGAATATTTAGATGCAATTACGATTGTTGCGATCATTGCTCTCAACGCCGTGCTTGGATTCGTGCAGGAATTTCGAGCCGAGCGCTCATTGCGGGCGCTTAAGGAATTATCCGCCCCGACAGCCAAGGTTATACGCGGAGGCGAGCTACTGACTGTACCAGCGAAAGAGCTTGTGGCAGGCGATCTTATTTATTTGGAAAGCGGAGACCGCATTCCGGCTGATGTACGGCTGCTTGAAGCCAATAGCTGCTATGTGGAAGAGTCCGCTTTGACGGGGGAGTCTGTCCCCGTTGGTAAGCACGCTGCAGCGATTGCAGAGGAAGACTTGCCTTTGGGTGATCAGCGCAACATGGGCTTCATGGGCACGATGCTCACAAGGGGAACTGCTCGAGCAGTCGTCATTCGTACAGGCATGGATACGGAAATGGGCAAAATAGCAGGACTTATTCAACAGACTGAATCGATGGAAACGCCGCTGCAGCATCGTTTAGAGCAGTTAGGCAAAATATTAATCGTTGTGGCGATCGGCTTGACGATTATGGTAGTCATTGCAGGTATTTTGCACGGCCAGCCAGCGTATGGCATGTTCCTTGCAGGTGTTAGCTTGGCGGTAGCAGCTATTCCAGAGGGGCTGCCAGCAATTGTGACCATCGCTTTAGCTCTTGGCGTACAGCGGATGATTAAACGGAAGGCAATCGTTCGCAAGCTGCCTTCAGTTGAAACATTAGGCTGCGCATCCGTTATATGCTCGGACAAAACAGGGACGCTGACACAAAACAAAATGACGGTTACCCATGTCTGGATTGGCGGCAGACAGCTTGAAGTGAGCGGAGAGGGCTACGTTCCAAATGGTGCAATTTATGAAGCTGGCAATGCGCTTGACATTAAGCATGATTTATCAATTAAGCGTCTCCTTCAAGTAAGCGCCTTGTGCAATAACGCACAGCTGTCGAAGGTAGAAGCTGTAGATACGGGCAAGCGCAGAAACAAGGAGCAGCATGAAGAGTGGATACTTAAGGGAGATCCAACTGAAGGTGCGCTTGCTGTGCTTTCAGCAAAGCTGGGCTCCTCTGCCAAATCATTGGAGCCGCTATATAAACGGGAGAAGGAATTTCCATTTGACTCGGAGCGCAAACGGATGTCAGTTGTTGTATCGCACCAAGGCGGGCGGCTTATTTGCACCAAGGGTGCCCCTGATTTACTGATGGATCATTGCTCTTATGTTCTCTGGGAAGGGAAGGTCGTTCCGTTTACTGCAACGCTGAAGCGCAAATGCGCTGAAGCAGGCGAGGTTATGGCACAGTCAGCGCTTCGTGTATTGGGACTTGCATACCGGGATTTGCGCGCATCCGACGCTTGTGAGACCGAAGAAGACGTAGAGAGTCAGCTTGTATTCGTAGGCTTGACTGGGATGATCGATCCGCCTCGCCGCGAGGTGAAAGAAGCGATTACGAACTGCAGGCGAGCGGGAATTAAAACCGTTATGATTACCGGAGATCATCAGCTGACAGCAGAAGCAATTGCAGGTCAACTAGGCATTATGCCGCGCGGAGGCATCGCTATGAGCGGCAAGCAGCTGGAGGCGATGTCTGATGAACAGCTCGACCGGCTCGTAGACAATATTTATGTATACGCGCGTGTATCGCCAGAGCATAAACTGCGTATCGTCAAAGCGCTTCAGCGCCAAGGACATGTCGTTGCGATGACAGGCGACGGCGTAAATGATGCTCCAGCGATCAAAGCAGCGGATATCGGAATTTCGATGGGGATTACCGGAACGGATGTATCGAAGGAAGCGTCCGCGCTCGTTCTGAGTGATGACAACTTCTCGACAATTGTTGCTGCTATAGAAGAAGGAAGAGGCATTTATGAAAATATTCGAAAATTTATCCGTTATTTATTAGCATCAAACGTTGGCGAGATACTTGTCATGTTTCTTGCGATGATGGCTGGATTGCCGCTTCCGCTCGTACCGATTCAAATATTGTGGGTCAATCTGGTCACGGACGGATTGCCGGCAATGGCGCTTGGCGTAGATCAGGCAGAAAAGGATTTAATGCAGCAAAAGCCACGTTCGGCAAAGGAGAGCATATTCTCCCGCAGGCTGGGCTGGAAAATTATAAGCCGAGGCATTCTTATAGGTGTATGTACGCTTGGCGCTTTCTGGATTACGCTTCAAGACGGTCCAAACAATGCTGCGCATCTGATGAAGGCGCAAACGGTAGCTTTCGCTACTCTCGTTATGGCACAGCTCATCCATGTATTTGACTGCCGAAGCTCGCGTTCCATTTTTCACCGTAATCCGTTCCAAAATAAATATTTGGTGCTTGCCGTATTGTCTTCGCTAGTGTTGATGATCGGAGTGCTTTATATCGATGCATTGCAGCCTATCTTCAAAACCGTTCCACTTAACTTCCGTGAATGGTGTCTCGTCTTTGTAGCTGCGGGAATTCCTACTTTCTTAATGGGAATTGGCAGTGTATTCGGCACTTCCAAGAAAAATAAAGGTAAAACGAAATGGCCGTTAGGTCCTCAAACCGCGGCAAGATAA
- the dapF gene encoding diaminopimelate epimerase has translation MNFTKMNGLGNDFVVIAGEQQLPENVAELAIQLCNRFFGIGADGLVYILPSEIADFRMRIINSDGSEAEQCGNAIRCVAKYVYDNGLTDKEEITIETLGAGAQKVQLTVQDGKVSSVRVDMGEPILNGLRVPTTIDAEQVVEHPIEVDGREFRFTAVSMGNPHCVIYVDDAVNFDLGTWGPKLETHPLFPRKINVEFVTVNSRTHTDMRVWERGAGPTLACGTGACATVVASVLTGATDRTATVSLKGGDLLIEWNESDNHVYMSGPAAVSFCGEF, from the coding sequence ATGAATTTTACAAAAATGAACGGTTTGGGAAATGACTTTGTGGTGATTGCAGGCGAGCAGCAGCTTCCAGAAAATGTTGCGGAATTAGCTATACAGCTTTGCAACCGGTTTTTTGGAATCGGGGCAGATGGTCTCGTTTATATTTTGCCTTCAGAAATCGCGGATTTCCGTATGCGCATTATTAATTCTGATGGCTCAGAAGCTGAGCAATGCGGCAACGCCATTCGCTGCGTCGCTAAATATGTGTATGATAATGGCTTAACCGATAAAGAAGAGATTACAATCGAAACACTTGGCGCAGGCGCTCAAAAAGTGCAGCTCACCGTTCAAGATGGCAAAGTGTCATCTGTGCGTGTAGATATGGGAGAGCCGATTCTAAATGGCCTTCGTGTACCAACAACGATCGATGCGGAGCAAGTCGTTGAACATCCGATAGAGGTGGACGGTCGTGAATTCCGTTTTACCGCTGTATCGATGGGCAACCCTCACTGTGTCATCTACGTTGATGATGCAGTGAATTTTGATCTAGGCACTTGGGGTCCCAAACTTGAGACACATCCGTTATTTCCACGTAAAATAAATGTTGAGTTCGTTACGGTGAACTCCCGTACGCATACCGATATGCGCGTCTGGGAGCGCGGTGCAGGACCAACGCTAGCTTGCGGTACAGGCGCTTGCGCAACGGTAGTTGCTTCTGTACTCACTGGCGCAACAGATCGGACAGCAACGGTTTCACTCAAAGGCGGCGACCTATTGATTGAGTGGAATGAATCCGATAATCATGTATATATGTCTGGACCGGCTGCAGTATCATTCTGCGGCGAGTTTTAA
- a CDS encoding bifunctional homocysteine S-methyltransferase/methylenetetrahydrofolate reductase, with the protein MKPDLREALKQRILTGDGAMGTYLYQMGFPVGVSYEEINTNRPDVIENIHRRYYEAGARVIETNTFSANLEKLSKYGLEDEMDAINRAGVRAARAAIGNDAYVVGAVGSIRDGKLKNLRTAKVIEAYQRQMHALLDEGVDGLLLETFYDLDEMLLALKIARAASNVPVICQFAVEDVGRTQDGNGMKGAFDLLQEEGADMVGFNCRSGPNGIMRAIDSITGPVGLPLSVYPNAGIPDYIDGKYTYPAGPEYFAETALRFADRGARLIGGCCGTTPEHIKAIAEALDGYVPQLGQAAVHTAAAERIVVKPVEKLADTVDAAPLKQTVQEPNIVDLVQKRHTVIVELDPPRDLDIRKFMAGAAALKEAKADAVTMADNSLAVTRMSNIALAALVQEKVGIRPLVHIACRDRNLIGTQSHMMGLDALDIDHVLAVTGDPARFGDLPDSSSVYDLTSFEMIRMIKQLNDGTAFSGKPLKQKAKFVVGAAFNPNVKHLDKAVQRLERKITSGADYIMTQPVYDPSLIERIAESTKHLSVPVFIGIMPLASGRNAEYLHNEVPGIQLSDEVRQRMAGLEGEAGRAEGVQIAKELLDVALPHFNGIYLITPFMFYDMGVQLTKYVWEKTERTQLNR; encoded by the coding sequence ATGAAACCGGATTTGAGGGAAGCGCTCAAGCAGCGTATCTTGACCGGGGACGGCGCGATGGGAACCTATCTATATCAGATGGGGTTCCCTGTCGGCGTTTCTTATGAGGAAATCAATACGAACCGTCCCGATGTAATTGAAAATATTCACCGTCGCTACTATGAAGCTGGCGCGCGCGTAATTGAGACAAACACATTCTCAGCCAATCTTGAGAAGCTCTCGAAATATGGCTTAGAAGACGAAATGGATGCAATTAACCGTGCGGGCGTACGAGCAGCTCGCGCAGCGATCGGCAATGATGCTTATGTTGTAGGCGCTGTTGGCTCCATTCGAGACGGCAAGCTGAAAAATTTGCGAACAGCTAAAGTAATTGAAGCCTATCAGCGGCAAATGCATGCGCTGCTTGATGAGGGCGTGGATGGTCTTTTGCTGGAAACCTTCTATGATCTTGATGAAATGCTGCTTGCCCTTAAGATTGCTAGAGCAGCGTCAAATGTTCCTGTTATTTGCCAGTTTGCAGTCGAGGATGTTGGCCGCACGCAGGATGGGAATGGCATGAAGGGAGCCTTCGATTTACTGCAAGAAGAGGGCGCTGATATGGTTGGATTTAATTGCCGCAGCGGCCCGAATGGGATTATGAGAGCGATCGACTCGATAACGGGGCCAGTTGGCTTACCATTATCGGTATATCCGAATGCAGGTATACCCGACTATATTGATGGCAAATATACGTATCCCGCAGGACCTGAATATTTTGCAGAGACAGCCTTGCGCTTTGCAGATCGCGGCGCTCGCTTGATTGGCGGCTGCTGCGGTACGACTCCTGAGCACATTAAGGCAATTGCCGAGGCGCTAGATGGTTATGTTCCACAGCTCGGACAAGCAGCTGTTCATACGGCTGCAGCAGAGAGAATTGTTGTAAAGCCAGTTGAGAAATTAGCTGATACAGTAGACGCTGCGCCACTGAAACAAACGGTGCAGGAGCCTAACATTGTAGATTTGGTTCAGAAGCGCCACACCGTCATTGTTGAGCTTGACCCGCCGCGTGATTTGGATATTCGCAAATTTATGGCTGGTGCTGCTGCTTTGAAGGAAGCAAAGGCGGATGCGGTTACGATGGCTGACAACTCACTGGCTGTTACGCGAATGAGCAACATTGCACTCGCAGCGCTTGTCCAGGAGAAAGTAGGCATTCGTCCGCTCGTGCATATCGCTTGCCGAGATCGCAACTTGATTGGTACGCAGTCACATATGATGGGTCTCGATGCACTCGATATCGATCATGTGCTCGCTGTAACTGGAGATCCTGCCCGATTTGGCGATTTGCCGGATTCGAGCTCGGTTTATGACCTTACTTCCTTCGAGATGATTCGTATGATTAAGCAGTTGAATGATGGAACAGCCTTCTCAGGCAAGCCGCTTAAGCAAAAAGCGAAGTTTGTTGTAGGCGCCGCATTTAATCCTAATGTGAAGCATTTAGACAAAGCGGTCCAACGGCTTGAACGTAAAATTACTTCGGGTGCAGATTACATTATGACGCAGCCTGTCTATGACCCAAGCTTAATTGAGCGAATCGCAGAATCAACGAAGCATTTGTCAGTACCAGTATTTATCGGAATTATGCCGCTGGCCAGCGGACGGAATGCCGAATATTTGCATAACGAGGTGCCTGGTATCCAGCTATCTGATGAGGTTCGCCAGCGCATGGCGGGTCTTGAAGGGGAAGCGGGCCGAGCGGAAGGCGTGCAAATTGCAAAGGAGCTGCTCGACGTTGCTTTGCCGCATTTTAATGGCATATATTTAATCACACCGTTTATGTTCTATGATATGGGTGTTCAGCTTACCAAATACGTTTGGGAGAAGACTGAGCGTACACAACTAAATCGATAA
- a CDS encoding DUF370 domain-containing protein: MAIKLINIGFGNIVSANRIISIVSPESAPIKRIIQEARDRHMLIDATYGRRTRAVIITDSDHVILSAVQPETVAHRLSTKDDDNDE, translated from the coding sequence TTGGCTATTAAACTTATTAATATCGGATTTGGTAATATTGTATCTGCAAATCGCATTATATCAATCGTAAGCCCTGAATCGGCTCCGATTAAAAGGATCATTCAAGAAGCGCGTGACCGACATATGCTGATCGATGCTACATATGGTCGTCGCACACGGGCTGTTATTATTACGGATAGTGATCATGTGATTTTATCGGCGGTTCAGCCAGAAACAGTTGCGCACCGATTATCCACTAAGGACGACGATAACGACGAATAG